One Ricinus communis isolate WT05 ecotype wild-type chromosome 1, ASM1957865v1, whole genome shotgun sequence DNA window includes the following coding sequences:
- the LOC8271505 gene encoding mitochondrial fission 1 protein A, translated as MEAKIGKFFESVATFFIGGDNIPWCDRDVIAGCEQEVIEAQKHSSDEFKNECIMRFSWALVHSRQPEDVNRGIAMLESSLDNTASPLILREKLYLLAVGNYRNHDFSKSRELVEKCLKIEPEWRQAQSLKRAIEDQIKKDGIIGIGIAATAVGLVAGGIAAAFSRRN; from the exons atggaaGCCAAGATCGGTAAATTCTTCGAGTCCGTCGCCACCTTCTTCATCGGTGGTGATAATATCCCTTGGTGCGACCGCGACGTCATCGCT GGTTGCGAGCAAGAGGTTATTGAAGCTCAAAAGCATTCCTCTGATGAGTTTAAGAATGAATGCATCATGCGATTCTCATGGGCTCTTGTGCACTCAAGACAACCAGAAGATGTAAATCGTGGCATAGCAATGCTTGAAT CTTCTCTAGACAACACTGCTAGTCCTCTGATATTAAGAGAGAAGCTTTATCTTCTAGCTGTTGGAAATTATAGAAATCATGACTTTTCAAAGAGTAGGGAGCTGGTGGAAAAATGTTTGAAG attGAACCTGAGTGGAGACAGGCACAGTCCCTTAAGAGAGCAATTGAAGACCAGATAAAGAAAG ATGGTATTATTGGCATAGGCATTGCTGCTACAGCTGTGGGACTGGTTGCTGGTGGGATTGCTGCAGCTTTTTCACGGAGGAACTAA